The Halichoerus grypus chromosome 14, mHalGry1.hap1.1, whole genome shotgun sequence genomic interval GCCTCTTCTCACATATTTGCTAAGTCAGGGTTTGGATCCAGGCTGTCTGATTACACTATTTTTCATAGGTAACCTGACCACACTGAGCTTTCAGAAAAGTACCCCTCTTAGAACTTTGTGTGGTAAAAGGACGAAGGGGCTGCCCATTCAAATTTATGTTTGTTTCCTGTTCTTCATTTAGAATATTGTtagtttttgacattttttagtTAGACTTTTCTTTCAAGAGACAGGACTACAAAGTAGGAAGAACAtagactttggaatcagacagttctggacttcaatcCAGGCTCAAACATTTATCCAACCTATTGCAAATAATGTTACCTGGGCCACCATGCCCTCATATTGCCTACCTATGTCAGACACTACTAATTAATTACAGGGTTGTTTCTTACTGAGCCCAGAATCCTTTTCATGATTGCTCAAGACAGGGGATTTATAATCAGTGGGAGTTGTGCCAGGAGGTGAAACCTATTTGCCATCTCTTTCCTTTAGGCCCAGGTACATAGACTAGCCATCCAAGCCAGGCCTTCAGTAGCCCACCCAAActtgtctctcttctcctttcagTCTCGTCTTCACCCTGTGACAAATAGCTTTTGGGAAAAGTTGCCTGTGGTGATCCTGAACTTGCGCTTTTATGAGACTCAGCAGGAAGAGAAGTCCAAACCCATCAGCCGTTACCCTACTCCCTACAAGAAGGACCTGCCTTTTGACATTGTAGAGCTCATGGAGGAGGTGGAAAAGAAGGTGAGCCCCTCCCCTCAGGCATGGAGTCTGCCCGTGCAGACTGTGTCAGCTGCGGTGGAATCCCTGGAACTGGTCGCTCTAGTCTGCCCAAGTGTTCCTGTGGGCAGACCCTTCCTTTGGGGTCCACTTGTATCCCAGTCAGAAGGACATGCTTTTTTCCTCTTAGGCACAGGCTCTTATGTTCTGGGACTCTTCTTTGTCACTCAGTCTTCTACCCACTTGAGAGGTTTGTTTATAGTTTCCTTTAGCCCTATAATATGGTGTGGAGATAGAACCACTGAAATACATGCTAGCTGCTCAAACAAGAGTGAGAGGTACCTTGCTTCTTCCTATAATTACatgttgaaaaataagaaaaattaagtgagcagaaaattcaaaaataataaaaattatgattccACCCAGGTCAGCCACTATTAGCATTTTGatgtgttttcttccttattttctt includes:
- the LOC144380039 gene encoding uncharacterized protein LOC144380039, giving the protein MSVLRCFGALRPQSRLHPVTNSFWEKLPVVILNLRFYETQQEEKSKPISRYPTPYKKDLPFDIVELMEEVEKKTGFLPNVFKALSHRPLEFRAFFAYYNAIYNKETGLCELEKV